A single genomic interval of Gossypium raimondii isolate GPD5lz chromosome 11, ASM2569854v1, whole genome shotgun sequence harbors:
- the LOC105803283 gene encoding deSI-like protein At4g17486 codes for MAEEGQKVILNVYDLSQGLARQLSMTLLGKPIEGIWHTGVVVYGNEYYFGGGIQHSPAGTTPYGTPIRVIDLGVTHVPKDVFEMYLQEISPRYTAETYSLLTHNCNNFSNEVGQFLVGSNIPDYILQLPNEVMSSPMGALLMPMIQNLETTLRAGAVPQVPQFRPSVSAQSSQSTTISVNGSSISSQPKEVDNKVKDGEQPKSEEVKTSEKTVPPSKPTGTQEKSKNNGAAADPLGDARAKVQEEITREFAAIMASGTLRASEAAALATRKVMQKYGHLNVAMQQS; via the exons ATGGCTGAG GAGGGTCAAAAAGTTATCTTGAATGTGTACGACTTGAGCCAAGGACTTGCTCGGCAGCTTTCAATGACCTTATTAGGGAAGCCTATTGAGGGAATATG GCACACTGGAGTTGTGGTTTATGGCAATGAATACTATTTTGGCGGAGGAATCCAACATTCTCCTGCTGGGACGACACCATATGGGACACCAATTAGAGTGATCGATTTAGGAGTCACTCATGTGCCTAAGGATGTGTTTGAGATGTATTTGCAGGAGATTAGTCCCCGCTACACTGCTGAGACCTATAGTTTGCTCACCCACAATTGCAACAACTTCAGTAATGAGGTTGGCCAATTTTTAGTTGGTTCCAACATTCCGGACTATATTTTGCAGCTACCTAATGAAGTTATGAGCAGTCCGATGGGTGCACTTTTAA TGCCCATGATACAGAATCTGGAGACAACTTTGAGGGCTGGTGCTGTTCCTCAAGTACCCCAATTCAGGCCTTCTGTGTCTGCTCAGTCATCCCAGTCCACAACCATCAGTGTGAACGGGTCCTCCATTAGTAGTCAGCCAAAAGAGGTAGACAATAAGGTGAAAGATGGGGAGCAACCAAAATCTGAAGAAGTCAAGACATCAGAAAAGACAGTACCACCTTCTAAACCAACCGGCACACAGGAAAAATCAAAAAACAATGGAGCTGCAGCAGACCCTCTTGGAGATGCTCGAGCCAAGGTCCAAGAGGAGATAACCCGTGAATTTGCCGCAATCATGGCGAGTGGAACATTGCGAGCTAGTGAGGCAGCAGCACTAGCAACTAGGAAGGTGATGCAGAAATATGGACACTTGAATGTTGCTATGCAACAAAGTTAg
- the LOC105803282 gene encoding thiamine-repressible mitochondrial transport protein THI74 → MTSREMKSEAWRWGLGLFYILAVASIWISASFVVQSVVDAGVSPFLITYICNALFLLYIPLVEIGRYVEDNCGSLMFWRNRRSHLQELGGSEQAILLAEGVLGTREDGSSRFSLAEEGEISHEIPDGSQSENDSIEHIKTLPEQGEVADMGLDAKGRWTRTRVAKVSLSISPFWFLAQLTFNLSLKYTTVTSNTILSSASSLFTFLVSLAFLGEKFTWIKLVSVLLCMAGTIIVSLGDSSNSKNLRIIASNPVLGDILALLSAAFYAIYVTLIRKQLPDNDEKSGHASMAQFLGFLGLFNVLIFLPVALILNVTKLESLNTLSWKQFGLIIGKGLLDNVLSDYLWAKAVLLTTTTVATAGLTIQVPLAAIVDTIIGNAPHLMDYLGAVAVMIGFAGINIPSDVFCRYKETTIELENENITLANQEHTPLPLQETIPID, encoded by the exons ATGACTTCGAGAGAAATGAAAAGTGAAGCTTGGAGGTGGGGCTTAGGTTTGTTTTACATATTGGCCGTCGCGTCTATATGGATTTCTGCTAGTTTTGTGGTACAGTCTGTTGTTGATGCAGGTGTTTCACCATTTCTTATAACATACATTTGCAATGCCTTATTCCTTCTTTACATTCCCTTGGTTGAAATTGGACGGTATGTGGAAGATAATTGTGGAAGTTTAATGTTCTGGAGAAATAGACGAAGTCATTTACAAGAGTTGGGAGGATCAGAGCAAGCTATCCTTCTTGCAGAGGGTGTTTTAGGTACAAGAGAGGATGGATCAAGTCGATTCTCACTTGCGGAAGAAGGAGAAATTAGTCACGAGATCCCAGATGGTTCACAATCGGAAAATGATTCCATTGAGCATATTAAGACTTTGCCTGAACAAGGTGAAGTTGCTGACATGGGCTTAGATGCAAAAGGGCGATGGACACGTACTAGAGTGGCTAAAGTTAGCCTGTCAATAAGCCCATTTTGGTTTCTTGCTCAACTGACTTTTAATCTCTCATTGAAGTATACTACTGTAACA TCTAACACCATCTTAAGTAGTGCGTCCAGCCTTTTCACGTTTTTGGTATCTTTGGCATTCTTGGGTGAGAAGTTCACTTGGATAAAGCTTGTAAGTGTCCTCCTTTGCATGGCAGGAACCATTATTGTCAGCTTGGGTGACTCAAGTAACTCCaagaatctaagaataattGCTTCAAACCCTGTTCTTGGAGACATTCTGGCTCTTCTCTCCGCTGCTTTCTATGCTATATACGTTACACTTATTCGTAAACAGTTGCCTGATAATGATGAAAAGAGTGGTCATGCCAGCATGGCACAATTCCTGGGATTTCTAGGGCTTTTCAATGTATTAATATTCCTTCCCGTGGCTCTTATACTCAATGTCACCAAGCTAGAGTCTCTCAACACATTATCCTGGAAGCAGTTTGGCCTGATTATAGGAAAAG GTTTGTTGGACAATGTGCTGAGTGATTATTTATGGGCGAAAGCTGTTCTTCTTACCACAACAACAGTAGCAACGGCTGGTCTTACTATTCAAGTGCCATTGGCAGCCATCGTCGATACGATAATCGGCAACGCTCCTCATCTCATGGATTACCTGGGAGCTGTGGCCGTGATGATTGGTTTCGCGGGAATCAACATCCCTTCTGATGTTTTTTGTAGATATAAAGAAACTACAAttgaattagagaatgaaaataTTACTTTAGCTAATCAAGAGCATACACCATTGCCTCTCCAAGAAACAATTCCTATTGACTAA